One stretch of Priestia megaterium DNA includes these proteins:
- a CDS encoding PBP1A family penicillin-binding protein: MSDNYRSREERRRAMNDNKPEGKSQGKPKKKKKGGLFRKIVAAVLLIGIIGLIAGVGTFFAMISDAPKVDDSVLKNSFSSKVYANDGKTVVKEIGAQKRTYVQYDEIPQVVKNAFIATEDVRFYKHHGVDFYRIGGALMANFKNGFGAEGGSTITQQVVKNSFLSPKKTVKRKVQEMWLAYQLERKYSKQQILEMYLNKIYFASGEVYGIERAAEKFYGVKSVKDLTLDEAAMLAGLPKAPTTYNPVTNPENATKRRNTVLNLMAKNGFITQAEADKAKQVDVQAHLAKQTESTSKYDVFIDQVIEEVKKKTDADPFSAGLEIYTTLDTNAQDYVDDVMNNKVVNFPNDKFQAGLVVVDNETGGIQAIGGGRNRVSGGLNFATNMRRQPGSTIKPILDYGPAIENLKWSTGQPIKDEEYHYSNGTPIRNFGRNYKGWVSAREALGRSLNIPALKAFQATGADKAKEFATGLGLKLDEEDGEAYSESYSIGGFRTGVTPLQMAGAYSAFANEGMYNAPHTVTKVKFPDGTEIDLTPKSKRAMQDYTAFMMTDMMKSVVNESYGTARAVRTPGLEIAGKTGTSNFSADEKKRYNIPDAGEKDVWFNGFTPNYTISVWTGYETAKDGYILSANETGMAKNIFKHVITHISEGKPKGSFKQPDSVVERSVEKPTGKDLKRPSGSTPSSLITKEYFVRGTAPTKVSQTFVKKEKEKEKEEKKEDKKEDKKDNNKDNKDVKPKITASYSGGAISVNWSASNAASDTTFTVTMSSPNGSEQLASGAGAGGKTIPNPAPGATYSFTVTTNTGESASSSVKVPDSSDQATEDDSTKPEDDGTTDDNQNEDNSNTDQNNGSDQGDDSSTQPDDNQNSNNGSNNGGNNSGNTDNNNNDSGNANDGNSGNNNNNGGTTTPPADNGGSDSGSQTPQTPATPSTPSTPATPQQEPTTEN, from the coding sequence ATGTCAGATAATTATCGCTCTCGTGAAGAACGACGAAGAGCTATGAATGACAACAAACCAGAAGGTAAATCTCAAGGAAAACCGAAAAAGAAGAAAAAAGGAGGCCTATTTCGTAAAATTGTTGCCGCAGTTTTACTGATAGGAATCATCGGGCTCATTGCCGGAGTGGGAACTTTTTTTGCTATGATAAGCGATGCTCCAAAAGTTGATGACTCGGTATTAAAAAACTCTTTTTCATCTAAAGTATATGCAAACGATGGAAAGACAGTTGTAAAAGAAATTGGAGCTCAAAAACGTACATATGTGCAATACGATGAAATTCCTCAAGTCGTCAAAAACGCATTTATCGCTACGGAAGACGTTCGTTTTTATAAACATCACGGCGTTGACTTTTACCGAATTGGCGGAGCATTAATGGCGAACTTTAAAAACGGCTTCGGTGCTGAGGGCGGTAGTACGATTACTCAGCAAGTGGTAAAGAATTCGTTCTTATCACCAAAGAAGACGGTTAAACGTAAAGTACAAGAAATGTGGTTAGCTTACCAGCTTGAGCGTAAATATTCGAAGCAACAAATTCTTGAAATGTATTTAAACAAAATATATTTCGCATCAGGTGAAGTATACGGTATTGAACGAGCAGCGGAGAAATTTTACGGAGTTAAAAGCGTAAAAGATTTAACTCTTGATGAAGCTGCTATGTTGGCAGGCTTACCAAAAGCGCCAACTACTTATAACCCAGTTACAAACCCAGAGAATGCTACTAAACGCCGTAACACAGTATTAAACTTAATGGCTAAAAACGGCTTCATTACACAAGCCGAGGCCGACAAAGCAAAACAAGTAGATGTACAAGCTCACTTAGCTAAACAAACTGAATCAACATCTAAGTACGACGTATTTATTGATCAAGTAATCGAAGAAGTAAAAAAGAAAACAGACGCGGATCCATTTTCTGCGGGCTTAGAAATTTATACAACGCTTGACACTAATGCTCAGGACTATGTGGATGATGTGATGAATAACAAAGTAGTCAACTTCCCGAACGATAAATTCCAAGCAGGTCTTGTCGTTGTAGATAATGAAACAGGCGGTATTCAAGCAATTGGAGGCGGACGTAACCGTGTTTCAGGCGGCTTAAACTTTGCAACAAATATGAGACGTCAGCCCGGCTCAACAATTAAGCCGATCTTAGATTACGGACCAGCGATTGAGAACTTAAAGTGGTCCACTGGACAACCGATAAAAGATGAAGAATATCATTATTCAAACGGCACGCCAATCCGAAATTTTGGACGCAATTATAAAGGGTGGGTTTCAGCGCGTGAAGCTTTAGGACGCTCACTGAACATTCCTGCTTTAAAAGCGTTTCAAGCAACCGGGGCAGACAAAGCAAAAGAGTTTGCTACGGGCCTTGGACTGAAATTAGACGAAGAAGACGGCGAAGCTTATTCTGAATCTTATTCTATCGGAGGCTTCCGTACGGGTGTTACACCGCTACAAATGGCTGGAGCCTATAGCGCTTTTGCAAATGAAGGTATGTACAATGCACCTCATACAGTGACAAAGGTAAAATTCCCAGATGGAACAGAAATTGATTTAACGCCAAAATCAAAACGCGCAATGCAAGATTACACGGCCTTTATGATGACGGACATGATGAAATCTGTTGTAAACGAATCATATGGTACAGCTCGTGCTGTTCGTACACCAGGATTAGAAATTGCTGGTAAAACAGGGACTTCAAACTTTAGCGCTGATGAGAAGAAACGATACAACATTCCAGACGCTGGTGAAAAAGACGTTTGGTTTAATGGGTTTACGCCAAACTATACGATTTCCGTATGGACAGGCTATGAAACTGCTAAAGACGGCTATATTTTAAGTGCTAATGAAACAGGCATGGCAAAAAATATCTTTAAGCATGTTATTACTCATATTTCTGAAGGCAAACCTAAAGGAAGTTTCAAGCAGCCGGACAGCGTAGTTGAACGTTCCGTGGAAAAACCAACGGGCAAAGACTTAAAGCGCCCAAGCGGCTCTACTCCTTCGAGCTTAATTACTAAAGAATACTTTGTACGCGGTACTGCACCGACAAAAGTATCTCAAACGTTTGTGAAAAAAGAAAAAGAAAAAGAAAAAGAAGAAAAGAAAGAAGATAAAAAAGAGGACAAAAAAGACAATAATAAAGACAATAAAGATGTGAAGCCAAAAATTACTGCTTCGTATAGCGGAGGAGCAATTTCAGTTAACTGGTCAGCTTCAAACGCAGCCAGTGATACGACCTTTACAGTCACAATGTCATCTCCTAACGGTTCTGAACAACTCGCATCTGGCGCAGGAGCCGGTGGAAAAACAATTCCCAACCCAGCACCAGGCGCAACGTATAGTTTCACCGTAACAACAAATACGGGCGAAAGCGCTAGTTCTTCCGTAAAAGTCCCTGATTCATCAGATCAAGCTACCGAAGATGATTCTACTAAGCCTGAAGATGACGGAACAACGGACGATAATCAAAATGAAGACAATAGCAACACTGATCAAAACAACGGCTCTGATCAAGGTGACGATTCATCTACTCAGCCGGATGATAACCAAAACAGCAATAATGGCAGCAATAACGGCGGTAACAATAGCGGCAATACCGATAATAACAATAATGATAGCGGCAATGCTAACGATGGTAATAGCGGCAACAACAATAATAACGGAGGCACAACAACTCCTCCAGCAGACAACGGTGGAAGTGACTCAGGAAGTCAAACACCACAAACCCCTGCTACACCATCGACGCCGTCAACACCTGCTACACCGCAGCAAGAGCCAACAACTGAAAATTAA
- the recU gene encoding Holliday junction resolvase RecU, producing MIRYPNGKAYKPLNTSSPSPKKLEASYSNRGMTLEDNLNETNEYYVSKGIAIVHKKPTPVQIVKVDYPKRSAAVIKEAYFKQASTTDYNGVYKGKHLDFEAKETRNKTSFPLRNFHEHQIEHMKQIVKQNGICFVILMFSTLQEIYLFEAQFLFPYWDAMKKDGRKSIPKADIEKKGHFIELGYHPRIDYIKTIDKLYF from the coding sequence ATGATTCGCTATCCTAACGGAAAGGCCTATAAGCCATTGAATACCAGCAGTCCTTCCCCTAAAAAGCTAGAAGCTAGCTATAGCAATCGTGGTATGACGCTGGAGGACAATTTAAACGAAACAAACGAATACTATGTTTCAAAAGGAATAGCCATTGTTCACAAAAAACCAACCCCTGTTCAAATTGTAAAAGTAGACTATCCGAAGAGAAGTGCCGCTGTTATCAAAGAAGCTTATTTTAAACAGGCTTCTACTACAGACTATAATGGAGTCTATAAAGGAAAACACCTTGACTTTGAAGCAAAAGAAACGAGAAATAAAACCTCATTTCCGCTGCGTAATTTTCATGAACATCAAATTGAACATATGAAGCAAATTGTGAAACAAAACGGGATTTGTTTCGTTATATTAATGTTCTCTACTTTACAAGAAATATACTTGTTCGAAGCACAGTTCCTTTTTCCTTATTGGGATGCCATGAAAAAAGATGGACGAAAATCAATCCCTAAGGCAGATATTGAAAAAAAAGGACATTTCATCGAACTTGGTTACCATCCGAGAATCGATTACATAAAAACTATAGATAAATTATACTTTTAA
- a CDS encoding DUF2515 family protein — MKEDEEMSLNSSEQALLTAIKKTTDKLNIDNISRTQAYATFYHRYPEVKWSFLASMVSRNAGWNMCDLQGTNMKKALSKQTSDLLFLTYERANWLIFKDAFPQLLLYAVSRKKHVSYVHLLPYLNVSSFIEEKWRQFMQRPCELQLIHALIVNEQHVIQKPVIEQPFYQDRVFKSMLFFFQDTFHFSSVLFPTTKGELYGCSVHDFTKVNNRIDLGKKLAALLFHEKYYPLFYEFSLKTKHTGSRYDYEQYFVNETSCYTPALRKVYPAIRHHEKKREEWFLTKKEERKLMKKSSFPKKVHFTKWYLQKQKQLHILMKVAQVFNVNKNGHK, encoded by the coding sequence ATGAAAGAAGATGAAGAGATGTCACTCAATAGTTCGGAACAAGCGCTGTTGACGGCGATAAAAAAAACCACAGACAAGCTGAATATTGATAATATATCAAGAACCCAGGCTTATGCAACTTTTTATCATAGATATCCTGAAGTAAAGTGGTCATTTCTCGCAAGTATGGTATCACGAAACGCAGGATGGAATATGTGTGATTTGCAAGGGACAAACATGAAAAAAGCGTTGTCAAAGCAAACGAGCGATTTATTATTTTTGACGTATGAAAGAGCAAATTGGCTTATTTTTAAAGATGCCTTTCCGCAATTACTATTGTATGCTGTTTCGCGTAAAAAACATGTCTCTTACGTTCATTTACTTCCCTATTTAAACGTTTCATCTTTTATCGAAGAGAAGTGGAGACAATTTATGCAGAGACCTTGTGAACTGCAGCTTATTCATGCGTTAATTGTGAATGAGCAGCATGTTATTCAAAAGCCCGTTATTGAACAGCCTTTTTATCAAGATAGAGTGTTTAAAAGTATGCTGTTTTTTTTTCAAGATACATTCCACTTTAGTTCCGTCCTTTTTCCTACTACAAAAGGGGAGCTATACGGTTGTTCTGTTCATGATTTTACAAAAGTAAATAATCGGATTGATTTGGGGAAGAAATTAGCGGCTTTATTATTTCATGAAAAGTATTATCCCTTGTTTTATGAATTTTCTTTAAAAACAAAGCATACGGGTTCGAGATACGATTATGAGCAGTATTTTGTGAATGAAACCAGTTGCTATACTCCTGCTCTTCGAAAGGTGTATCCGGCTATTAGACATCATGAAAAGAAGAGAGAAGAGTGGTTTTTAACGAAAAAAGAGGAGCGAAAGCTCATGAAAAAGTCGTCTTTTCCAAAGAAAGTTCATTTTACAAAGTGGTATCTTCAAAAGCAAAAGCAGCTGCATATATTAATGAAAGTAGCGCAAGTATTTAATGTAAATAAAAACGGTCACAAGTGA
- a CDS encoding YppE family protein, protein MNEDVKKSTEIMFQYNEVAVERLASIQQEENYEVKFFEEVKPYGDIFFKELDEWASLVTEWLKKERPKYIHVNQVETLKENLQNVVIQSFYPETREKRFKKMYHSNKYVLESILNN, encoded by the coding sequence ATGAATGAAGATGTGAAAAAAAGTACGGAGATCATGTTTCAATATAATGAAGTAGCTGTAGAACGATTAGCGTCTATTCAACAGGAAGAAAATTATGAAGTGAAATTTTTTGAAGAAGTAAAGCCTTATGGAGATATTTTTTTCAAAGAACTTGATGAATGGGCTAGTCTCGTAACGGAATGGCTGAAGAAAGAGCGACCAAAGTATATTCATGTCAATCAAGTAGAGACGTTAAAAGAAAATTTACAAAACGTTGTAATACAGTCATTTTATCCCGAGACGCGAGAAAAGCGATTTAAAAAGATGTATCACTCAAATAAGTATGTGCTCGAGTCGATATTGAATAATTAA
- a CDS encoding YppF family protein → MYVNELQEAFIAVKQYEPQSSNELLDFAQQQYLKGFLTPMNYKAAVRELEQIGATKPDFSAQDD, encoded by the coding sequence ATGTATGTGAACGAACTTCAAGAAGCTTTTATTGCGGTGAAACAATATGAGCCGCAGTCAAGTAATGAATTACTCGATTTTGCTCAGCAGCAGTATTTAAAAGGTTTTTTAACTCCTATGAATTACAAAGCCGCTGTACGTGAACTCGAACAAATTGGAGCTACTAAGCCCGATTTTAGTGCACAAGATGATTAA
- a CDS encoding YppG family protein codes for MYTSKHYPYYEQHQPERFDLSQVHPFPQYHQQPWTEAYMPQHPYAQQQMPFGPQQIPYMNGMYQQPMYNNAGAPFNPYPKAQQQKPQPSQFQSLMSQFKSSDGNYDMNKMMNTAGQMMGAMNQLTSLVKGFSGIFKV; via the coding sequence ATGTATACAAGTAAGCACTATCCGTATTATGAGCAACATCAACCAGAACGTTTTGATTTAAGTCAGGTACATCCATTTCCGCAGTATCATCAGCAGCCATGGACGGAAGCTTATATGCCGCAACATCCGTACGCTCAGCAACAAATGCCTTTTGGTCCTCAGCAAATTCCCTATATGAACGGAATGTACCAGCAGCCTATGTACAATAATGCAGGTGCGCCTTTTAATCCATACCCTAAAGCTCAGCAACAAAAGCCCCAGCCTTCTCAATTTCAGTCATTAATGTCTCAGTTTAAATCGAGTGATGGCAATTACGATATGAACAAGATGATGAATACTGCGGGGCAGATGATGGGAGCCATGAACCAATTAACATCCCTAGTAAAAGGATTTTCCGGGATTTTTAAAGTATAA
- a CDS encoding CotG/ExsB N-terminal domain-containing protein — protein sequence MHITAEKIKEAAEALECTELKSFMFQEPTAGPLTRRRRSSRSTRRSSRRSTRRSTRRSRRSTRRSRRSTRRSRRSTRRSRRSTRRSRRSTRRSRRSTRRSRRSTRRSRRSTRRSRRSTRRSRRSTRRSRRSTRRSRRSTRRS from the coding sequence TTGCATATTACAGCTGAAAAAATTAAAGAGGCTGCTGAAGCCCTAGAATGTACAGAACTGAAATCTTTTATGTTTCAAGAGCCAACTGCCGGCCCACTAACAAGACGTCGTCGCTCTTCTCGTAGCACTCGTCGCAGTAGCCGCCGTTCTACTCGTCGTTCTACTCGCCGTTCACGTCGTTCTACTCGCCGCTCTCGTCGTTCTACTCGCCGTTCACGTCGTTCTACTCGCCGCTCTCGTCGTTCTACTCGCCGCTCTCGTCGTTCTACTCGCCGCTCTCGTCGTTCTACTCGCCGTTCACGTCGTTCTACTCGCCGTTCACGTCGTTCTACTCGCCGCTCTCGTCGTTCTACTCGCCGTTCACGTCGTTCTACTCGCCGCTCTCGTCGTTCTACTCGCCGTTCACGTCGTTCTACTCGCCGCTCTTAA
- a CDS encoding CotH kinase family protein, which yields MKQKEIPQYALFVNVKDLKEMQRDIWSEDAVQATMKFNKKRYDIDLLLRGSHIRKMKKKSYYIEFYSPKIFQGAKEIHLNAEYKDPSLMRNKLSLDFFSSLDVLSPHSQFVTLKINGKNEGIYLQLESVDELFLKKRSLADGSIFYAVDGDANFSLMSDLDKKPKTTLLSGYEDKAVREGDEEKLEKFIFNLNTWTNTEFEQNIEKYLNVDRYLSWLVGIICMQNYDGFVHNYALYLNHESGRFELIPWDYDATWGRDVNGKVMEGDYVRAQGFNTLTARLLAVDSIKKRYIQKMNNVLNNQFTVEYMKPIIYQLHEYIAPYALKDPYVKDNMEQFYKEPDFILSFVKERTAYIKNNLLTF from the coding sequence ATGAAGCAAAAAGAAATCCCCCAATACGCTCTGTTTGTGAATGTAAAAGATTTAAAGGAAATGCAAAGAGATATTTGGTCAGAAGATGCTGTTCAGGCAACGATGAAGTTTAACAAAAAACGCTACGATATTGATTTGCTGCTAAGAGGCTCCCATATTCGAAAGATGAAAAAAAAGTCATATTATATTGAATTTTATTCTCCAAAAATATTTCAGGGTGCCAAAGAAATACACCTAAACGCTGAATACAAAGATCCATCGCTTATGCGCAACAAGTTGTCCCTTGATTTTTTCTCCTCCTTAGACGTTTTATCTCCGCACTCTCAGTTTGTCACTCTTAAAATTAATGGAAAAAATGAAGGAATATATCTGCAGCTTGAATCGGTAGATGAACTATTTTTGAAAAAAAGAAGTTTAGCGGATGGATCCATATTTTATGCAGTGGACGGAGATGCTAATTTTTCTTTGATGAGCGACTTGGATAAAAAGCCGAAAACAACTCTGCTATCTGGATATGAAGATAAAGCAGTGAGAGAAGGGGATGAGGAAAAATTAGAAAAGTTTATATTTAATCTTAATACGTGGACAAATACAGAATTCGAACAGAATATTGAGAAGTATCTGAACGTCGACCGCTACTTATCTTGGTTAGTTGGTATTATTTGTATGCAGAATTACGACGGTTTTGTCCATAATTATGCTCTCTATCTAAATCATGAAAGCGGGCGCTTTGAACTGATTCCATGGGATTATGATGCAACTTGGGGAAGAGATGTAAATGGGAAAGTAATGGAAGGAGATTACGTCCGTGCTCAGGGATTTAACACGCTTACAGCACGCTTATTGGCGGTAGATAGCATAAAAAAACGGTATATTCAAAAAATGAACAATGTTCTAAATAATCAATTTACAGTAGAGTATATGAAACCAATCATTTATCAACTGCATGAGTATATCGCTCCATACGCATTAAAAGATCCTTACGTAAAAGATAACATGGAGCAATTTTATAAAGAACCCGACTTTATACTGTCTTTTGTAAAAGAACGAACAGCGTATATTAAAAACAACCTTTTGACTTTTTAA
- a CDS encoding spore coat protein, translating into MPDKGYSSHFKPLKGRVVTVYRGGPESKTGYLVDVQSDYLILAVESNNNNNNNNGENNNQNNNQNNQNNNQQEYTLVYYHLAHVKSITEDTMSNSAQTFTGISTELELYRGKTFAGTLSLMKTKYVQVNQGGPEKKAGQLLDVLGSFESAYIVLLTEDDGVIYINTEHVKSVSEYQNNNGDQTSQSANELLVSQEPEYMKSKSFNDLFAHLSHKWVSINNGGPEAVEGVLVQSRNGTFTLVQNNQVLRLQPRHVKTICVGAKGAFKQNDNNQNNEETEENGETEAAKSTEERTGSRTGGRTDDRSRGRRTGGRRTGSRSSASAEKVIKTKNYRWKA; encoded by the coding sequence ATGCCTGATAAAGGCTATTCTTCTCACTTCAAACCCCTAAAAGGAAGAGTGGTGACCGTTTATCGTGGAGGACCTGAATCTAAAACAGGTTATTTGGTTGACGTGCAATCAGATTATTTAATCTTAGCGGTGGAAAGCAATAATAACAATAATAACAATAATGGTGAAAATAACAATCAAAATAACAATCAAAATAACCAAAATAATAATCAACAAGAATATACACTTGTATATTATCACTTAGCCCATGTAAAAAGTATTACTGAAGATACTATGTCAAATTCGGCACAAACGTTTACCGGAATTAGCACAGAATTAGAATTATATCGAGGAAAAACTTTTGCTGGAACTTTATCATTGATGAAAACTAAATATGTGCAGGTTAACCAAGGTGGACCTGAGAAAAAAGCAGGTCAGCTTCTTGATGTCTTAGGTTCATTTGAATCTGCTTATATAGTATTACTCACAGAGGACGACGGTGTTATCTATATTAACACTGAACACGTTAAGAGTGTGAGTGAATATCAAAACAACAATGGAGATCAAACTAGTCAATCTGCAAATGAGCTCTTAGTGAGCCAAGAACCAGAATATATGAAATCTAAAAGCTTTAACGATCTTTTTGCACATCTTTCTCATAAATGGGTATCTATCAATAATGGAGGACCTGAAGCTGTAGAGGGCGTGTTAGTACAAAGCCGAAATGGTACATTTACACTTGTGCAGAATAATCAAGTATTACGCTTACAGCCAAGACACGTTAAAACCATTTGTGTAGGAGCAAAAGGGGCTTTTAAGCAAAACGATAACAATCAAAATAATGAAGAAACAGAAGAAAATGGAGAGACTGAAGCTGCAAAGTCTACAGAAGAACGTACAGGAAGCCGCACGGGAGGACGCACAGACGATCGCTCTCGAGGACGCCGCACAGGAGGACGCCGCACGGGTTCACGCTCTTCAGCATCGGCCGAGAAAGTTATTAAAACGAAAAATTATCGTTGGAAAGCATGA